The Dissulfuribacter thermophilus genome includes a window with the following:
- a CDS encoding amino acid--tRNA ligase-related protein: MSAKRSRIILKARIIQAIRAFFTNKGFVEVFTPFLTRAPAPEPYIEAMGVEDGFYLIPSPELNIKRLMAETGLEKVFQLGPVFRKEEKGRFHNPEFIMLEWYSVGNNYFDLMDECEELIGFVLESLGMNRAIEYRGKQVDFTPPFKRLTVKEAFSRFAGWTPSSPLDEEKFDLDFVEKVEVGLASMGPAFVYDWPRERASLSRLKEDDPTVAERVELYAGGLELGNGFSELTDPGLQAERFKVMIEERQKMGKRVYPWPKDFLESLSKLQPCAGMAFGVDRFTMLIANAETIDEVLPFSIDNA; encoded by the coding sequence TTGAGCGCAAAAAGAAGTAGAATTATACTTAAGGCCCGGATCATACAGGCTATTCGGGCCTTTTTTACTAACAAGGGGTTTGTAGAGGTCTTCACCCCATTCCTTACCAGGGCCCCGGCCCCAGAGCCTTATATAGAGGCCATGGGGGTAGAAGATGGTTTCTATTTGATCCCCTCCCCTGAACTCAATATCAAGAGGCTCATGGCCGAAACCGGCCTTGAAAAGGTATTTCAACTGGGGCCGGTCTTTAGAAAAGAGGAGAAGGGAAGATTTCACAACCCCGAATTCATAATGCTCGAATGGTATAGTGTTGGTAACAACTATTTTGATCTAATGGACGAATGTGAAGAGCTCATAGGTTTTGTACTTGAGTCTTTGGGTATGAATAGGGCAATCGAATACCGGGGGAAACAAGTGGATTTTACACCCCCCTTTAAAAGATTGACTGTCAAAGAGGCCTTCAGTAGGTTTGCTGGCTGGACGCCATCTTCTCCACTGGACGAAGAGAAGTTCGACCTCGATTTCGTCGAAAAGGTAGAAGTGGGCCTGGCCTCTATGGGCCCTGCATTTGTCTATGATTGGCCCAGGGAACGGGCATCTCTTTCACGCCTCAAAGAAGACGATCCCACTGTAGCGGAGAGGGTGGAACTCTATGCCGGAGGACTCGAGCTTGGAAACGGTTTTTCAGAGCTCACTGATCCGGGCCTTCAGGCCGAACGCTTTAAGGTCATGATAGAAGAACGACAAAAGATGGGCAAAAGGGTCTACCCGTGGCCTAAGGACTTTTTAGAGTCCCTTTCAAAACTCCAACCCTGCGCTGGCATGGCCTTTGGCGTTGACAGGTTCACAATGCTTATTGCCAATGCCGAGACAATTGATGAGGTTTTACCCTTCTCAATTGATAATGCTTAA
- the efp gene encoding elongation factor P, which translates to MYDSSDLRKGLKIVIDGEPYIITDFEFSKPGKGQALYRCKLKNMLTGYTMDRTYRSGDKFEPANLNEVKMQFLYKDGDGYHFMNMTTYEQIDMTEDQVGDAKNFLKENMEVSILFFDETPISIDLPNFVELEVIDAPPGVKGDTATGATKPVTLETGYTIQVPLFVEEGDWLKIDTRTGQYVERKKK; encoded by the coding sequence ATGTACGATTCTTCAGACCTTAGAAAAGGACTAAAGATAGTCATTGACGGTGAGCCTTACATCATTACAGACTTTGAGTTTTCAAAGCCTGGAAAAGGCCAGGCCCTTTACAGATGCAAGTTAAAAAACATGCTCACCGGCTATACCATGGACAGGACCTACCGTTCAGGAGACAAGTTCGAACCTGCCAATCTGAATGAAGTAAAAATGCAGTTCCTTTACAAAGACGGTGATGGCTACCATTTCATGAACATGACAACTTATGAACAGATCGACATGACAGAAGACCAGGTGGGAGATGCCAAAAACTTCCTCAAGGAAAACATGGAGGTCAGCATACTCTTTTTTGACGAGACCCCCATCTCCATCGATCTACCAAACTTTGTGGAACTTGAAGTAATAGATGCTCCTCCTGGGGTCAAAGGAGACACTGCTACAGGTGCCACGAAACCTGTCACGCTTGAAACGGGCTACACCATTCAGGTGCCGCTCTTTGTGGAGGAAGGAGACTGGCTCAAGATCGACACGAGAACTGGCCAGTACGTTGAGCGCAAAAAGAAGTAG
- a CDS encoding acylphosphatase — protein MTTQSDKKAVHAFISGKVQGVFYRSSTCDEATGLGLEGWVKNLPDGRVELFAQGPAELVDRLLEWCKVGPPAARVDNIELEVVEPKDEYTSFEVRFR, from the coding sequence ATGACAACACAGAGTGATAAAAAGGCAGTCCATGCCTTTATTTCAGGGAAGGTACAGGGAGTATTTTACAGGTCCTCTACCTGTGACGAGGCAACAGGCCTGGGACTCGAGGGCTGGGTAAAAAATCTCCCAGACGGTCGAGTCGAACTCTTTGCCCAGGGGCCAGCCGAACTGGTTGACAGACTCCTTGAGTGGTGTAAGGTTGGGCCTCCAGCGGCCAGAGTAGACAATATTGAGCTGGAGGTCGTGGAACCAAAAGATGAATATACCTCCTTTGAGGTAAGATTCAGGTAA
- the ligA gene encoding NAD-dependent DNA ligase LigA — MPAPAEVIERLKWLRDEINYHNYLYYVLDQPKISDEDYDALMRELKELEEQYPELITPDSPTQRIGAAPSEKFESVPHRVPMLSLDDAFSETEVLEFDERVRRLLDIPGPIEYTVEPKMDGLAVELTYENGVFVRGSTRGDGYFGEDVTQNLRTIRQIPLRLIHRHLDIPELIDVRGEVFMTKDAFYALNAEREKAGLPPFANPRNAAAGSLRQLDPNVTRKRQLDCFFYGVGAVSGHRFRTQWDILSSLKKWGLKINPHSKKVKAIKEAIHHYEHLRDIRPTLPYEIDGMVIKVNDLEYQKRLGSKARSPRWAVAFKFEAAQAVTKILDIELSVGRTGAVTPVAIMEPVKVGGVVVSRATLHNQDEIARKDVRVGDWVIIRRAGDVIPEVVRPLKERRSGNEVPFTMPKACPVCHTPLEKKEDEAVWRCPNPDCFPRLVKKISHFASKNAMNIEGLGGKVAELLVTNGLVRDISDLFKLKMPDLMSLEGFAEKSAQNLIDAISKSKNAPLSKLIYALGIRHVGEVTAQILARQFGSIERLKEASQDELEAIEGIGPEVAKSIRNWFKDEDNLKVLEALKEAGFDLGAREGGPQKTPDNPISQKTFLFTGGLKNFSREEAKAAVLERGGSVTNSVSRRVDFVVVGEKPGSKLEKAQKLGLKIISEDEFLNLLGGLNDDNTE; from the coding sequence GTGCCAGCACCTGCTGAGGTCATTGAACGACTAAAATGGCTAAGGGATGAGATAAACTACCATAACTACCTCTATTACGTACTTGATCAGCCCAAGATCAGCGATGAGGACTACGATGCCCTAATGCGCGAACTAAAGGAGCTCGAGGAACAGTATCCTGAGCTCATTACCCCTGACTCTCCCACACAGAGGATAGGGGCAGCGCCGTCAGAAAAGTTTGAAAGTGTCCCTCACCGCGTGCCCATGCTGAGTCTTGATGACGCATTCAGCGAGACAGAAGTCTTGGAATTTGACGAAAGAGTAAGGCGGCTTCTGGATATCCCAGGCCCAATCGAATACACGGTTGAACCCAAAATGGATGGCCTTGCAGTGGAACTTACCTATGAAAACGGGGTATTTGTACGGGGTTCTACCCGCGGAGACGGTTACTTCGGTGAGGATGTAACCCAAAACCTGAGGACCATAAGGCAGATCCCCTTGAGGTTGATACATAGGCACCTGGATATACCAGAACTAATAGATGTGCGAGGCGAGGTCTTCATGACAAAAGATGCCTTCTATGCCCTGAATGCAGAGCGAGAAAAGGCCGGGCTTCCTCCATTTGCAAATCCCAGGAATGCTGCAGCAGGGAGTTTGAGGCAACTGGATCCAAATGTAACTCGAAAGCGCCAACTTGACTGTTTCTTTTATGGTGTTGGTGCAGTCTCAGGCCATAGATTCCGTACCCAGTGGGACATATTGTCTTCGCTAAAAAAGTGGGGTCTTAAAATCAATCCTCACTCCAAAAAGGTAAAGGCGATCAAGGAGGCCATTCATCACTATGAACACCTAAGAGACATAAGGCCGACTCTCCCATATGAAATCGATGGCATGGTCATAAAGGTAAACGACCTCGAGTATCAGAAAAGGCTTGGGTCCAAGGCGCGGAGTCCTAGATGGGCAGTAGCCTTTAAGTTTGAGGCAGCACAGGCTGTTACAAAGATCCTAGACATAGAACTCAGCGTAGGAAGGACAGGCGCCGTTACCCCTGTGGCCATAATGGAACCTGTAAAGGTTGGAGGGGTAGTTGTCTCGAGGGCAACCCTTCACAATCAGGATGAAATAGCAAGAAAGGATGTCAGAGTCGGGGATTGGGTCATAATCAGACGGGCCGGAGACGTAATACCAGAGGTAGTAAGGCCATTAAAAGAAAGACGCTCAGGCAATGAAGTCCCCTTTACAATGCCAAAGGCCTGTCCTGTATGCCATACTCCCCTTGAAAAAAAGGAGGATGAAGCCGTTTGGAGGTGCCCGAATCCCGATTGCTTCCCAAGACTTGTAAAAAAGATCTCCCACTTTGCCAGCAAAAATGCCATGAACATAGAGGGACTTGGGGGGAAGGTGGCTGAACTCCTAGTAACAAACGGCCTTGTCCGTGATATATCTGATCTCTTTAAACTCAAGATGCCTGACCTCATGAGCCTTGAGGGTTTTGCAGAAAAGAGTGCTCAAAATTTGATCGACGCAATTTCAAAGAGTAAGAATGCCCCTCTTTCTAAACTAATTTATGCCCTTGGCATCAGGCATGTAGGCGAGGTAACAGCCCAGATACTTGCAAGGCAATTTGGCTCTATTGAACGATTAAAAGAGGCCTCCCAAGACGAACTAGAGGCCATAGAAGGCATTGGACCAGAGGTAGCAAAGAGCATTAGGAACTGGTTCAAGGATGAGGACAATTTAAAGGTCCTGGAGGCATTGAAGGAAGCGGGTTTTGACCTTGGGGCAAGAGAAGGCGGGCCTCAGAAGACGCCCGACAACCCAATTTCTCAAAAGACGTTTCTCTTTACAGGGGGGCTCAAAAACTTTTCCCGAGAAGAGGCAAAGGCTGCTGTTCTTGAACGTGGCGGCAGCGTTACGAACTCTGTCAGCCGTCGCGTAGACTTTGTGGTAGTTGGAGAAAAACCTGGATCAAAACTCGAAAAGGCCCAAAAACTAGGACTAAAAATAATCTCAGAAGACGAATTTTTAAACCTTTTGGGAGGATTGAACGATGACAACACAGAGTGA
- a CDS encoding RNB domain-containing ribonuclease encodes MIAANEAVATFFLDREIPTLLRVHEPPDKERLMDFQRYAESVGIHVEIPDEITPEFCQKIINNAKGKSYEHMINTLLLRSMKQAVYSPHNIGHFGLASPKYLHFTSPIRRYPDLIVHRVLKANKRRVRKRPVYTLEQLENIGKHCSERERTAMEAEREMFDRIKVRYMKDKIGEVFQGTITNCTAFGFFVELDELFIDGAVKLVDMADDYYVFDKEAMLLRGRRTGKIYKVGQKIRVRLQSVNIQRRHINFVVEE; translated from the coding sequence ATGATCGCCGCCAATGAGGCAGTGGCGACCTTCTTCCTGGATAGGGAAATTCCAACCCTGTTGAGGGTCCATGAACCACCAGACAAGGAAAGGCTAATGGACTTTCAGCGTTATGCAGAATCTGTTGGGATACACGTAGAGATTCCAGACGAGATAACCCCTGAATTCTGCCAGAAGATCATAAACAATGCCAAGGGGAAATCCTACGAGCACATGATCAATACGCTCCTATTAAGGAGTATGAAACAGGCAGTGTACTCTCCTCACAATATTGGTCACTTTGGACTCGCATCACCCAAATACCTCCACTTCACCTCTCCCATAAGGAGATATCCGGATCTCATTGTCCACAGGGTGTTGAAGGCCAATAAGAGGAGAGTAAGAAAAAGGCCAGTCTATACATTGGAACAGCTTGAAAACATTGGAAAACACTGTTCAGAACGTGAACGGACGGCAATGGAAGCAGAACGTGAGATGTTTGATAGAATCAAGGTCCGCTACATGAAAGACAAAATTGGCGAGGTCTTTCAGGGGACTATTACAAACTGCACTGCCTTTGGCTTCTTTGTGGAACTAGATGAACTATTTATAGATGGTGCAGTGAAGCTCGTAGACATGGCAGACGACTATTACGTATTCGATAAAGAGGCCATGCTCCTAAGAGGCCGCAGGACCGGCAAAATCTACAAGGTAGGCCAAAAGATAAGGGTAAGACTCCAGTCCGTTAACATCCAGAGGCGACATATTAATTTTGTAGTGGAGGAATAG
- a CDS encoding ribonuclease R family protein produces the protein MKKKKKKEKNKKLALDSRLLNALKNAGRPIFRREIFHLAHVRPEEKNEAKALLNQLVRAGNIVKLKGSRYGLLDMMTLIQGELRLHPDGFGFVIPEKEGQEDIFIPPSGIKGALHGDRVLARIDRVAKKGPEGTIVRILERGRDKIVGTLYRSKNIAIVTPEDERFGPEIIVPKKDVKGIKSGRAVVVKITFPDPEKVISPRPGPLRGRIVEVLGDPEDLNVQTKIVIRSHDLPYKFEDEALQEAEKLPKKIRPEDLKGRRDLRDLPFVTIDGDTAKDFDDAVYVKKHRSGYTLYVSIADVSHYVPIGSALDLEAYKRGTSVYFPNDVVPMFPEALSNWIASLVPYEDRLTVTAKISYDLKGNVKRCAFYPSVIRSSRRYTYTEVRDLLEQDSCPKELKWMEELCNILNKKG, from the coding sequence ATGAAGAAGAAAAAGAAAAAAGAAAAAAACAAGAAATTAGCCCTTGATTCTAGGCTCTTAAATGCCCTAAAAAATGCGGGACGTCCCATATTCAGAAGGGAGATATTTCATCTTGCCCACGTACGTCCTGAGGAAAAAAATGAGGCCAAGGCCCTCTTAAATCAATTAGTACGAGCAGGCAACATAGTAAAGCTCAAGGGGAGCCGCTATGGTCTCCTTGACATGATGACCCTTATCCAGGGAGAGCTGAGGCTCCATCCCGATGGATTTGGATTCGTCATACCGGAAAAAGAGGGGCAAGAGGATATATTCATCCCTCCAAGCGGTATAAAGGGTGCCCTTCACGGAGACAGAGTCTTGGCCCGGATCGACAGAGTCGCAAAAAAAGGGCCTGAGGGGACAATCGTAAGGATATTGGAGAGGGGAAGAGACAAGATAGTCGGCACTCTATACAGAAGCAAGAATATTGCCATTGTAACCCCTGAAGATGAAAGATTTGGACCTGAAATTATAGTCCCCAAAAAAGACGTTAAGGGTATTAAATCCGGAAGGGCAGTGGTGGTGAAAATTACCTTCCCTGATCCTGAAAAGGTCATCAGCCCAAGGCCTGGCCCGCTTAGGGGAAGGATTGTGGAGGTACTGGGAGACCCTGAGGACCTCAACGTCCAGACCAAGATCGTCATACGCTCCCATGACCTTCCCTACAAATTTGAAGATGAAGCACTCCAGGAGGCGGAAAAACTACCCAAAAAAATCCGTCCAGAGGATCTAAAAGGTAGACGAGACCTTCGCGACCTTCCGTTCGTCACCATAGATGGTGACACTGCAAAGGACTTCGACGATGCCGTGTACGTAAAAAAACATAGGTCTGGTTATACACTCTACGTCTCCATTGCAGACGTCAGCCACTATGTACCCATTGGATCTGCCCTCGACCTAGAGGCATATAAACGGGGGACGAGCGTGTACTTTCCCAATGACGTTGTCCCAATGTTCCCCGAAGCACTCTCAAACTGGATAGCCAGCCTTGTTCCCTACGAGGACAGGCTGACAGTAACGGCAAAGATATCTTACGATCTCAAAGGAAATGTAAAGCGTTGTGCCTTTTATCCTTCAGTGATCAGGAGCTCCCGTAGGTACACCTACACAGAGGTGCGAGACCTACTAGAACAGGATTCATGCCCTAAAGAACTCAAGTGGATGGAAGAGCTATGTAATATCCTCAACAAAAAAGGATAG
- a CDS encoding O-antigen ligase family protein produces MKIPGEFENFPKMSFLQWSLSVVLIYQFFKERHIKKTITFNYIDILILIFLILCSTSLYNAINPYQAIPVLIHWWFCGILYFFIVFNEITLFPNLFFFSSISVGLIAIIGILQNYQVDFISFIPQTVSPAGTFGNKNMAAHFVAILIPYIFGAISFSKNKIHKYLFCSILIISFFYILLTGTRASWLAVLISLTIAVILYLNTHEFRKNNNYLANIQFFIILIIIISCFYLFIKEIGLLNNILNRILECFQNEKVSSAQLRLIWWSNTISLIKDNIWTGIGLGNFKIVYPLYHASNCIDPMFSNSYQLQHVHNDFLELISEIGIWGFLSFILIILNSFYQVYKIANSRVVNPYSKQILLYVSLSLINLLIICFFSFPLKRALPPILLIINIAYISLTFRKSVYNKNKYNLKHNNILTIFLILILSASFFLYPKIILNDKYYAEGLNFLRNRQLNKAEEQLKKSYQMFYNWNYNVFSLLGYINEMNKNYSKAITYYKISLKLHPNNINTLFRIAISYSKQQDFNYAKLYLKKFLTIMPQSAEGHANLGNIYFYQHNYKAAESEYKIANALNPNLAIARNNLRLLYSICRKNLEICTSR; encoded by the coding sequence TTGAAAATTCCTGGAGAATTCGAAAATTTTCCCAAAATGTCTTTCTTGCAGTGGTCATTGTCTGTGGTATTAATTTATCAATTCTTTAAAGAAAGGCATATAAAAAAGACTATCACTTTCAATTATATTGACATCCTAATACTTATATTTCTTATCTTATGTTCAACTTCTTTATATAACGCTATAAATCCTTATCAGGCCATACCCGTATTAATTCACTGGTGGTTTTGTGGCATTTTATATTTTTTTATTGTATTTAACGAGATAACTCTTTTCCCTAATTTATTTTTCTTTAGTTCTATTTCAGTAGGGCTAATTGCAATTATCGGCATTTTACAGAATTATCAAGTAGATTTCATATCCTTTATACCTCAAACTGTGAGTCCAGCAGGTACATTTGGTAATAAAAATATGGCAGCACATTTTGTAGCAATATTGATTCCCTATATTTTTGGTGCTATATCTTTTTCCAAAAATAAGATACATAAATATTTATTTTGTTCTATCCTTATTATATCTTTTTTTTATATATTATTAACCGGAACAAGAGCATCTTGGCTTGCCGTATTAATAAGCTTGACAATTGCTGTCATTTTATATTTAAACACACATGAATTTCGCAAAAACAATAATTATTTAGCTAACATTCAGTTCTTTATTATTTTGATCATTATAATATCTTGTTTTTATTTATTTATTAAAGAAATAGGTTTATTAAATAATATTTTAAATAGAATATTAGAATGTTTTCAAAATGAAAAAGTTTCTTCAGCTCAGCTTAGACTTATATGGTGGTCTAATACTATTAGTTTAATAAAAGATAATATTTGGACTGGCATTGGATTAGGCAATTTCAAGATTGTATATCCTCTATACCATGCTTCTAATTGTATTGATCCAATGTTTTCAAATTCATATCAATTACAACATGTCCATAATGATTTTTTGGAGTTAATTTCAGAGATTGGTATCTGGGGATTTCTATCCTTTATTTTAATAATTTTAAACTCTTTTTACCAAGTCTATAAGATAGCAAATTCACGAGTCGTCAATCCATATTCAAAACAAATTTTATTATATGTTTCCTTGAGCTTAATTAATCTATTGATTATATGTTTCTTCTCTTTTCCATTAAAAAGAGCCCTTCCTCCTATTCTATTAATAATAAATATAGCGTATATTTCATTAACATTTAGAAAATCAGTTTATAATAAAAATAAATATAATTTAAAACACAACAATATTTTGACTATATTCCTTATTTTAATTTTATCAGCATCTTTTTTTCTGTATCCTAAAATTATTCTAAATGATAAGTATTATGCAGAAGGATTAAATTTTTTGCGTAATAGACAGCTAAACAAAGCCGAAGAGCAACTCAAAAAATCGTATCAGATGTTTTATAACTGGAATTATAATGTTTTCAGCTTACTTGGTTATATTAACGAGATGAACAAAAACTATTCTAAGGCAATAACTTATTACAAAATTTCACTAAAACTACATCCTAATAATATCAATACACTTTTTCGTATAGCAATATCTTATTCAAAACAACAAGACTTCAATTATGCCAAGTTATATTTAAAAAAATTTTTAACTATAATGCCTCAATCAGCTGAAGGACATGCTAATTTAGGCAATATATATTTTTATCAACATAATTATAAAGCAGCTGAATCAGAATATAAAATCGCAAACGCCTTGAATCCAAATTTGGCTATTGCTCGAAACAATTTGAGACTATTATATTCAATCTGTAGAAAGAATTTGGAAATATGCACATCACGTTAG
- a CDS encoding ABC transporter substrate-binding protein, which translates to MNFLKHIIFIFLLGICFSTGCSKEGHPIKLGLSLNLSGYSGASAENIKAGALLAVEAINRRGGINGRPLKLIIRDDKNTKEGILKADKSLIEAGCPVIIGHNNSQNTFIAYPLVTSHKRILFTAYSATTRLSGKDDLFFRTSVDNSLFGKAFGRLFKDEGIGSIVFLLDVSNPTFSEDLREEVSKNFDGRISTVRINSRTGIDWDRTVERLMATRAEAVVMVTEGISTGIAAQKLKLKGYNGRYFATLWAHGPSLIAYGSKAVEGMEIVTFLKPEYDNSMFREFSYEILREFSLRPSPKAARAYEALFILADAMQRCVPSPEDVMCIKRHLVSDSYNFLLGPVRFDKFGDVLRPIYDVQVKNQKFVLKRRLL; encoded by the coding sequence ATGAATTTTTTAAAGCACATTATATTTATTTTTTTATTAGGAATATGTTTTTCAACTGGCTGTTCAAAGGAAGGACATCCAATAAAACTTGGTCTTTCCTTAAATTTAAGTGGTTATAGCGGCGCCTCTGCTGAAAATATTAAGGCTGGAGCGCTCCTGGCTGTAGAAGCGATAAACCGCCGTGGTGGAATCAATGGCCGGCCTTTAAAACTTATTATTAGAGATGATAAAAATACGAAAGAGGGGATATTAAAGGCGGACAAGAGTCTGATTGAGGCCGGATGCCCGGTAATTATAGGACACAACAATTCTCAGAATACCTTTATTGCCTATCCATTGGTTACGTCGCATAAGAGGATACTTTTCACTGCATATAGTGCCACCACTAGACTTTCTGGCAAAGATGATTTGTTTTTTAGGACGTCGGTTGACAACTCCTTATTTGGAAAGGCCTTTGGTAGGCTCTTTAAAGACGAGGGAATAGGCAGCATCGTTTTCCTATTGGATGTGTCAAACCCCACTTTTTCAGAGGATCTCAGAGAAGAGGTATCAAAAAATTTTGACGGACGCATTTCAACTGTGAGGATAAATTCCAGAACAGGTATTGACTGGGATCGTACTGTTGAACGCCTTATGGCCACAAGAGCTGAAGCTGTAGTCATGGTTACTGAGGGGATATCCACTGGCATAGCTGCGCAAAAGTTGAAGCTGAAGGGATATAATGGACGTTACTTTGCCACGCTGTGGGCGCATGGCCCCAGCTTGATTGCCTATGGAAGCAAGGCAGTAGAAGGTATGGAGATCGTGACCTTTTTAAAGCCAGAATATGACAATAGCATGTTTCGTGAGTTTAGTTATGAGATCTTAAGAGAGTTTAGCCTACGCCCCTCTCCAAAGGCAGCCAGGGCCTACGAAGCCCTTTTTATTTTAGCCGATGCCATGCAAAGGTGCGTTCCAAGTCCCGAAGATGTCATGTGTATTAAAAGACATTTAGTGTCAGATTCATATAATTTTCTCCTTGGACCAGTCAGGTTTGACAAATTCGGAGACGTATTAAGACCTATCTATGATGTCCAGGTAAAAAATCAAAAGTTTGTACTTAAAAGGCGTCTTCTTTGA